From one Prochlorococcus marinus CUG1433 genomic stretch:
- a CDS encoding ribose-phosphate pyrophosphokinase, whose translation MTSFITAVQNKESNFNLTNSRLRLVSGTSNPKLADEIAAYLGIKNVPLISKRFADGELYVQIQQSIRGCDVFLIQPTCAPVNDSLMELMIMVDACKRASARQITAVIPYFGYARADRKTSGRESITAKLTANLLEKSGVDRVLAMDLHSAQIQGYFDIPCDHIYGSPVLIDYLETLNLKEVVVVSPDVGGVARARAFAKLMKDAPLAIIDKRRSAHNTAESLTVIGEVKGKTAILIDDMIDTGGTICSGANLLKKEGAKSIFACASHAVFSPPSYERLSAKDLFEQVIVTNSIPVLVKDNFPQLKVLSVANMLGEAIWRIHEESSVSSMFR comes from the coding sequence GTGACAAGTTTCATCACGGCAGTGCAGAATAAAGAATCAAATTTTAATCTAACTAACAGTAGATTAAGGCTGGTAAGTGGAACATCAAATCCTAAATTAGCTGATGAAATTGCTGCTTACTTAGGGATTAAGAATGTACCACTGATATCCAAAAGATTTGCGGATGGAGAGCTTTATGTTCAGATTCAGCAATCCATTAGAGGTTGTGATGTATTTCTCATACAACCCACATGCGCTCCTGTGAATGATAGTTTGATGGAACTTATGATTATGGTTGATGCTTGTAAGAGGGCCTCTGCCAGACAAATAACAGCCGTAATCCCTTATTTTGGATATGCAAGGGCAGATAGAAAGACTTCTGGAAGAGAATCTATAACTGCAAAACTTACTGCTAATCTACTAGAGAAATCAGGAGTGGATAGAGTCCTTGCTATGGATTTACATTCAGCTCAAATACAAGGTTATTTTGATATTCCCTGCGATCATATTTATGGCTCTCCTGTATTGATTGATTACTTAGAAACTTTAAATTTAAAGGAAGTTGTAGTTGTCTCTCCAGACGTAGGTGGAGTAGCTAGAGCGAGAGCATTTGCAAAATTAATGAAAGATGCTCCATTGGCTATAATTGATAAAAGGAGATCAGCTCATAATACAGCCGAAAGCTTAACAGTCATAGGAGAAGTTAAAGGAAAAACCGCTATTCTCATAGATGACATGATAGACACAGGTGGAACAATTTGTTCTGGAGCTAATTTATTAAAGAAAGAGGGTGCTAAAAGTATATTTGCATGTGCCTCACACGCTGTATTCTCCCCTCCTTCCTATGAAAGATTAAGTGCAAAAGATTTATTCGAACAGGTTATTGTAACTAACAGTATTCCGGTTCTTGTTAAAGATAATTTCCCACAATTAAAAGTCCTTTCTGTAGCAAATATGCTAGGTGAAGCTATCTGGAGAATTCATGAAGAGAGCTCCGTCAGTTCAATGTTCAGATAA
- a CDS encoding Villin headpiece domain-containing protein: MGINFYSKRFLLFIGTSILIPFTLFEINLITQPIKAEKNLVAATEKDLFLYRQMGASYLCIASKAEVDFNKGLGIASATFANVIIGKHGGVIKELGKEKINEKRLYNSGTFQIVGSALNICPESIPKKIKNDYEKRLKELINKTKK, encoded by the coding sequence ATGGGTATTAATTTTTATTCAAAAAGATTTCTTCTTTTTATAGGAACCAGCATTTTAATACCCTTTACACTTTTTGAGATTAATTTAATTACTCAACCAATTAAAGCTGAAAAAAATTTAGTAGCAGCTACTGAAAAAGATCTTTTCTTATATCGACAAATGGGGGCATCATATCTTTGTATAGCCTCTAAAGCTGAAGTAGATTTTAATAAAGGCCTTGGTATCGCGAGCGCTACTTTTGCGAATGTAATAATTGGCAAGCATGGCGGCGTTATTAAGGAATTAGGAAAAGAAAAAATTAACGAAAAAAGATTATATAATTCAGGAACATTTCAGATAGTTGGGAGTGCTCTAAATATTTGTCCTGAGAGCATTCCAAAGAAAATAAAAAATGATTATGAAAAAAGATTGAAGGAACTAATTAATAAAACTAAAAAATAA
- a CDS encoding histidine kinase, which translates to MNDKKELKLILIAARNQLSSADIKSLLAYLESDDCKFEISLQISEPTEQPELLELHRLVAIPALIKVSPAPKQIFAGSNIFSQLQKWLPRWTQEGLTKNLGINLQPSKIDSTRTQKEFLLEDELLVLRQENETLTKRIESQERLLRMVAHELRTPLTAATLAVQSQKLGQINIAKLQEVIKRRLEEIELLSQDLLEVGTTKWEALFNPQKIDLGSISAEVILELEKFWRIRNIEIDTDIPSDLPDVFADQRRMRQVFLNLIENAIKFSEDAGSIKITMIHKTNQWVEITICDKGAGIPLSEQKRIFLDRVRLPQTSEGTSGFGIGLSVCRRIVQVHGGRIWVVSEIGVGSCFHFTVPVWQGQNKEQQYLTKG; encoded by the coding sequence TTGAATGATAAAAAAGAGCTAAAGTTAATACTCATAGCAGCTAGAAATCAACTTTCTAGCGCTGATATAAAGTCTTTACTAGCTTATTTAGAATCAGATGATTGTAAATTTGAAATATCTCTTCAGATTTCAGAACCTACAGAGCAGCCTGAATTACTTGAATTGCATAGATTAGTAGCAATTCCGGCTCTTATAAAAGTTTCTCCAGCTCCAAAGCAAATATTTGCTGGAAGTAATATTTTTTCTCAACTACAGAAATGGTTGCCGAGGTGGACACAAGAGGGCTTAACAAAAAATCTAGGAATTAATTTACAACCATCTAAAATTGATTCAACAAGAACTCAAAAAGAATTTCTTCTTGAAGACGAACTTCTTGTTTTAAGACAAGAAAATGAGACCTTAACGAAAAGAATAGAATCGCAAGAGAGATTATTAAGAATGGTCGCGCACGAATTAAGAACCCCCTTAACAGCCGCCACTTTGGCAGTTCAGAGTCAAAAACTTGGACAAATAAATATTGCAAAATTGCAAGAGGTCATTAAAAGACGGTTAGAAGAGATTGAACTCTTATCTCAAGACCTTTTAGAGGTTGGAACAACCAAATGGGAAGCGTTATTTAATCCTCAGAAAATTGATTTGGGTAGTATTAGTGCTGAAGTAATACTTGAATTAGAGAAATTTTGGAGAATAAGGAATATTGAAATTGATACTGATATTCCATCAGACCTGCCAGATGTATTCGCAGATCAAAGAAGAATGAGGCAAGTATTTTTAAATTTAATTGAAAATGCAATTAAATTTTCTGAAGACGCAGGGTCTATAAAAATTACAATGATTCACAAAACGAATCAATGGGTAGAAATAACAATTTGTGACAAAGGTGCAGGTATTCCTTTGAGCGAACAAAAAAGAATTTTTCTTGATAGAGTCAGGCTTCCACAGACTTCTGAAGGTACTTCAGGATTTGGGATTGGGTTATCTGTATGTAGGAGAATAGTGCAAGTACATGGGGGAAGAATATGGGTGGTATCTGAAATTGGTGTAGGCTCATGCTTCCATTTTACTGTTCCTGTGTGGCAAGGACAAAACAAAGAGCAACAATACTTGACGAAAGGCTAG
- a CDS encoding oligoketide cyclase, with the protein MNNPQESVHHSKTIDYRTIEQTMEKLSGGTRRLAAQLTTSASFDSLWNVLTDYDRLNLYIPNLLSSKKIYQKNNNVHLKQVGAQDFLGMKFSAEVTIDLFEDKELGLLKFDLIKGDFRKFEGSWKIQKIKDTSKNSLIYDLTVQGCQWMPIGMIEKRLKKDLSENLIAVDRQAKSSKN; encoded by the coding sequence ATGAATAATCCTCAAGAATCAGTACATCATTCTAAAACTATTGATTACAGGACAATTGAGCAAACGATGGAAAAGCTTTCTGGCGGAACAAGAAGACTTGCAGCTCAACTTACAACTTCTGCAAGTTTTGATTCATTGTGGAATGTTTTAACAGACTATGATCGGCTAAATCTTTACATACCCAATCTATTGTCGAGTAAAAAAATATATCAAAAAAACAATAATGTACATTTAAAACAAGTTGGGGCTCAGGATTTTCTTGGAATGAAATTTTCAGCTGAAGTAACTATCGATTTATTTGAAGATAAGGAGCTTGGCCTTTTAAAATTTGATTTAATTAAAGGAGATTTCAGAAAATTTGAAGGAAGTTGGAAAATTCAAAAAATTAAGGATACTTCAAAAAATTCATTAATTTACGATCTAACTGTTCAAGGGTGTCAGTGGATGCCTATAGGAATGATAGAGAAAAGGCTGAAAAAGGATCTTTCTGAAAATTTAATTGCCGTAGATAGACAAGCTAAATCCTCAAAAAATTAG
- a CDS encoding ferredoxin-NADP reductase yields MYSQSTVIAGGLAHIPVVIGVFSFIQKFFSKRASNFPQGTELKKSPVKPVEQKSAPKPSPVAKVESNTVVKKKHADVPVNIYRPKTPYVGTVIENYSLLKDGAIGRVNHITFDLKDSDPFLNYVEGQSIGIMPAGEDSNGKPHKLRLYSIASTRHGDDFKGNTVSLCVRQLQYEKDGETINGVCSTYLCDIKPGDKVKITGPVGKEMLLPDEEDANIVMLATGTGIAPMRAYLRRMFEATEKEKNKWNFKGKAWLFMGAPKSANLLYEEDLQRYLTDYPDNFKYTKAISREQQNTKGGRMYIQDRVLESANELFNMIEDEKTHIYLCGLKGMEPGIDEAMSKAAEEKGLNWSELRPQLKKAGRWHVETY; encoded by the coding sequence ATGTACTCACAATCAACAGTTATCGCAGGTGGCTTAGCTCATATACCAGTAGTAATAGGAGTTTTTTCTTTTATTCAAAAATTTTTTAGTAAAAGAGCCTCAAACTTCCCGCAAGGTACAGAACTAAAAAAATCACCTGTAAAACCTGTTGAACAAAAATCAGCTCCTAAACCGTCCCCTGTCGCAAAGGTAGAAAGTAATACTGTAGTTAAGAAGAAACATGCTGATGTACCAGTAAATATCTATAGACCAAAAACACCCTATGTAGGCACAGTAATTGAAAACTATAGTCTTCTTAAAGATGGAGCTATTGGTAGAGTTAATCACATAACCTTCGACCTGAAAGATAGTGATCCATTCTTAAATTATGTTGAGGGTCAAAGTATTGGTATCATGCCTGCTGGAGAAGATTCAAATGGAAAGCCTCATAAATTAAGACTTTACTCAATAGCTAGTACTAGACACGGAGATGATTTTAAAGGTAATACTGTTTCTCTTTGTGTTAGACAGCTACAGTACGAAAAAGATGGAGAAACTATAAACGGTGTTTGTTCCACTTACTTATGCGATATTAAGCCAGGAGATAAAGTAAAAATTACAGGTCCTGTTGGTAAAGAGATGCTTCTACCAGACGAAGAGGATGCAAATATAGTTATGTTGGCGACTGGAACTGGGATAGCTCCCATGAGAGCCTACCTGAGAAGAATGTTCGAAGCAACTGAAAAAGAAAAAAATAAATGGAATTTTAAAGGTAAAGCTTGGCTATTTATGGGCGCCCCAAAATCAGCTAATTTGTTATACGAGGAAGATCTTCAAAGATATCTTACTGATTACCCAGATAATTTCAAATATACTAAAGCTATTAGCCGTGAGCAGCAAAATACAAAAGGAGGAAGAATGTATATTCAAGACAGAGTTTTGGAGTCAGCGAACGAACTTTTCAACATGATTGAAGACGAGAAGACACATATATACCTTTGTGGTTTAAAAGGTATGGAGCCAGGAATAGATGAAGCCATGTCAAAGGCGGCTGAAGAAAAAGGATTAAACTGGTCAGAATTAAGACCTCAACTTAAAAAAGCGGGTAGATGGCATGTAGAAACTTACTAA
- a CDS encoding glucose-6-phosphate dehydrogenase codes for MHSTLSNPLRLGLRQERVIFPQCLVIFGASGDLTHRKLIPALFELYLQRRIPSEFGIIGCARRPWTDNEFREKMKVKLSNQIAGKEREWEQFSNYLFYEPVDLQQSDHVVRLSKRLNEIDKTQATHGNRTFYLSVSPNFYASGCKALKAAGLLDDPKKSRLVIEKPFGRDYSSAKKLNKIVQSCAEESQIYRIDHYLGKETVQNILVLRFANTIFEPIWNRNYISSIQITSSETVGVEDRAGYYESSGALRDMLQNHMTQMLAVTAMEPPGKFEPEAIRNEKAKVLQASKLADENEPWNCCIRGQYGEGGNISNRLKGYRQEDGVNCNSTTETYIATKVFVDNWRWQGVPFYLRTGKRLPKRLGEIVLTFKDVPVHLFESTIINPAPNQLILRIQPNEGATFKFEVKSPGSGMKSRPVEMEFSYDESFGEPSDEGYVRLLADAMLSDPTLFTRSDEVEAAWKLYTPLIELMDNSPWKLPIYNYESMTWGPPESDQLLSKDNIFWRRP; via the coding sequence ATGCACTCAACTTTAAGTAATCCTCTAAGATTAGGTTTACGACAGGAAAGAGTAATTTTTCCTCAATGCTTAGTAATATTTGGTGCTAGTGGAGACCTTACTCATAGAAAATTAATACCAGCCTTATTTGAACTCTATTTGCAAAGAAGAATTCCTAGTGAATTTGGAATCATTGGTTGTGCGAGAAGACCTTGGACTGATAATGAGTTTAGAGAAAAGATGAAAGTAAAGCTATCTAATCAAATAGCTGGAAAAGAAAGGGAGTGGGAACAATTTTCTAATTATCTTTTCTATGAACCAGTTGATTTACAACAAAGTGATCATGTCGTACGGCTTTCTAAAAGATTAAATGAAATTGATAAAACACAAGCTACTCATGGGAATAGAACATTTTATTTATCAGTTTCTCCTAATTTCTATGCAAGTGGATGTAAAGCTCTTAAAGCAGCTGGCCTCTTAGATGACCCTAAGAAAAGTCGTTTAGTGATTGAAAAACCTTTTGGAAGAGATTATTCAAGTGCAAAAAAATTAAATAAGATAGTTCAAAGTTGTGCTGAAGAAAGTCAGATTTATAGGATTGATCATTATTTAGGTAAAGAGACGGTTCAAAATATTCTTGTTTTAAGGTTTGCGAACACTATTTTTGAACCAATATGGAACAGAAATTATATATCAAGTATTCAAATTACTTCATCTGAAACAGTAGGTGTTGAAGATCGAGCAGGTTATTACGAAAGCTCTGGTGCTTTAAGAGATATGCTTCAAAATCATATGACTCAAATGCTTGCTGTTACTGCTATGGAACCTCCTGGGAAATTTGAACCAGAAGCAATAAGAAATGAAAAAGCTAAGGTTCTTCAAGCTTCAAAACTTGCTGACGAAAATGAACCTTGGAATTGTTGCATAAGAGGTCAATATGGAGAAGGAGGAAACATCTCAAATCGACTCAAAGGTTATAGGCAGGAAGATGGGGTTAATTGTAATAGCACAACAGAAACTTATATCGCGACAAAAGTTTTCGTTGATAACTGGCGTTGGCAAGGGGTTCCTTTTTACTTGAGAACAGGAAAAAGATTACCTAAAAGGCTTGGAGAAATAGTCCTAACTTTTAAGGATGTTCCTGTCCATTTATTTGAATCGACAATAATTAATCCTGCCCCAAATCAACTTATCCTTAGAATTCAGCCAAATGAAGGTGCTACTTTCAAGTTTGAAGTAAAATCTCCTGGCTCTGGAATGAAATCCAGACCTGTTGAGATGGAGTTTTCTTACGATGAATCATTTGGTGAACCCTCAGATGAAGGCTATGTAAGATTATTAGCTGATGCAATGCTTTCTGACCCAACCTTATTTACTAGAAGTGATGAAGTCGAGGCTGCCTGGAAACTTTATACGCCATTAATAGAATTGATGGATAATTCCCCTTGGAAGTTACCTATTTATAATTATGAATCTATGACTTGGGGACCTCCTGAGTCGGATCAATTACTTTCAAAAGATAATATTTTCTGGCGCAGACCTTAA
- a CDS encoding glucose-6-phosphate dehydrogenase assembly protein OpcA — MRPQLTLQTPLELPYQEISNYLNKLWISEDKDNTGANTFTLMVWQPSWLEQCLVQKGLVNGPITGNLSPEIIEIAKKFILDQGLPISTALNSEELLNLLKENFSNKDVEDFRGQFFESSISTLNPRRLITLAPTLNKNPDIKTFVSAYCPLSDTPDTQSICGDLVVIRGDSASISNKGLKIIDELSIDKLPSWLWWNGSLDESPEIFEYFTDYGLRLIIDSAFGSPNRCLKVLDQLNNSNKAINDLNWVRLKNWRESLAMIFDPPSRRPILDHITDIDIDIAGDHVIQALFLISWICDKLGWSFLRVERHTESTKIEFERINGEIISASIKPLSLGNPSIHSGQVVGLRLISKISEVQKNNTCVILGCESVECMRLEAGGMANMELIEQVVPNSFSTSEHDVSKLLGSSRGHTSPLFENSIKIALQIFNGFKN; from the coding sequence ATGAGACCTCAATTAACACTTCAAACCCCATTAGAGCTGCCTTATCAGGAAATTTCTAATTATCTTAACAAATTATGGATTTCAGAAGATAAAGATAATACTGGAGCTAATACTTTTACATTAATGGTCTGGCAGCCTTCTTGGTTAGAACAATGTTTGGTTCAAAAAGGATTAGTAAATGGGCCAATTACTGGAAATTTAAGTCCAGAGATAATTGAAATTGCTAAAAAATTTATATTAGATCAAGGACTTCCTATCAGTACTGCCCTCAACAGTGAAGAATTATTGAATTTATTGAAGGAAAATTTTTCCAATAAAGACGTTGAAGACTTTAGAGGACAATTTTTTGAATCATCAATAAGTACATTGAATCCAAGAAGATTAATAACTCTAGCTCCAACGTTAAATAAGAATCCAGATATCAAAACTTTTGTGTCAGCTTACTGTCCATTAAGTGATACTCCAGATACACAATCTATATGTGGTGATTTAGTTGTAATTAGAGGGGACTCAGCCTCAATATCCAATAAAGGATTAAAAATAATTGATGAATTATCTATTGATAAATTACCTTCTTGGTTGTGGTGGAATGGAAGCTTGGATGAATCCCCTGAAATTTTCGAATATTTTACTGATTATGGTCTAAGGTTAATAATTGATAGTGCTTTTGGATCACCTAATAGATGTCTAAAAGTTTTAGATCAATTAAATAATTCAAATAAGGCTATTAATGATTTAAATTGGGTTAGGTTGAAAAATTGGAGGGAGTCATTAGCAATGATTTTTGATCCGCCTTCGAGGAGACCAATTTTAGATCATATTACTGATATTGATATTGATATTGCAGGAGATCATGTTATTCAAGCTTTGTTTTTGATCTCATGGATTTGCGATAAACTTGGTTGGTCTTTTCTAAGAGTTGAAAGGCATACAGAATCAACAAAAATAGAGTTTGAAAGGATTAATGGCGAAATAATTTCTGCATCAATTAAACCCCTATCTTTGGGAAATCCAAGTATTCATTCAGGACAAGTTGTTGGATTGAGGTTGATTTCAAAAATTAGCGAGGTTCAAAAAAATAATACTTGTGTAATTCTTGGTTGTGAATCAGTGGAATGTATGAGACTTGAAGCAGGGGGAATGGCTAATATGGAATTGATAGAACAAGTTGTTCCAAATTCTTTTTCCACATCAGAGCATGATGTTAGTAAATTATTGGGAAGTAGTAGAGGTCATACAAGTCCTCTTTTTGAAAACTCTATTAAAATAGCTCTTCAAATATTTAATGGTTTTAAAAACTAA
- a CDS encoding cobyrinate a,c-diamide synthase, with protein sequence MPCVISSPSTDSGKTTLSLLISCWAFSKGIKIQTFKVGPDYLDQQQLSSIGQPICRNLDIFLSGEEWVQESFLKHSLQYEFSLIEGAMGLFDGLGSTTYSSTANISKLLNVPVIFIVNARGQVASLLATVRGFREFDSELSIVGIIFNNVNSDRHKKLIEEVFKNEDIEILGFLPSDSKITLDKANLGLISPLDNGKEIDVEYFADFAERNLDVFSLIKFLKSPQQKILNSVSFEDLKIDKSKPIAIAEDKIFHFQYPETKEFLSEIGIPLISWSIFDNEEIPSEASSLIIPGGFPEKYAYHISNSIKSLNSLRKFRKNGFIYAECGGMMILGDFIKDENGNNHKMSGILPFRSKKSKLSVGYRYIEGLKDTPIIKQNQLIRGHEFHYWEIENYLSEHDLRKAEHQKKISSPWKIKSWKTEYKNEGFFDDKLHASWIHLHLPSSPEVAKNFLDATQISFSKDS encoded by the coding sequence ATGCCTTGTGTAATATCTTCTCCTTCAACTGATAGTGGGAAAACTACATTATCGCTTTTGATATCTTGCTGGGCGTTCTCTAAAGGGATAAAGATACAAACTTTTAAGGTAGGCCCAGATTATCTTGATCAACAACAGCTTAGTTCTATTGGCCAACCTATTTGTAGGAATTTAGATATTTTTTTAAGTGGTGAGGAATGGGTCCAAGAAAGTTTTTTAAAACATTCTTTGCAATATGAATTCTCATTAATTGAAGGAGCAATGGGTCTATTTGATGGGTTAGGGTCAACGACCTATTCCAGCACAGCAAATATCTCTAAACTTCTCAATGTTCCAGTAATCTTTATTGTTAATGCAAGAGGTCAAGTTGCTTCTCTTTTAGCGACTGTTCGAGGTTTTAGAGAATTCGATAGTGAGTTGTCAATAGTAGGAATTATATTTAACAACGTTAATTCAGATAGACATAAAAAATTAATCGAAGAAGTTTTTAAAAATGAAGATATAGAAATTCTTGGTTTTTTACCATCAGATTCAAAAATAACTTTAGACAAAGCTAATTTAGGATTGATTTCTCCATTGGATAATGGTAAAGAAATTGATGTTGAATATTTTGCGGATTTCGCTGAAAGAAATCTTGATGTATTTTCTCTAATTAAATTCCTAAAATCTCCTCAACAAAAAATACTTAATTCTGTCAGTTTTGAAGATTTAAAAATTGATAAAAGTAAACCTATTGCAATTGCAGAAGATAAAATCTTTCATTTTCAATACCCCGAAACTAAGGAGTTTTTGAGTGAAATAGGAATTCCATTGATTTCATGGAGTATTTTTGATAATGAAGAAATACCTAGTGAGGCTTCTTCTTTAATTATTCCAGGGGGATTCCCTGAAAAATACGCTTATCACATTAGTAACTCAATAAAAAGCTTAAATTCGTTAAGGAAATTCCGCAAAAATGGATTTATATATGCAGAGTGTGGAGGGATGATGATTTTAGGAGACTTTATAAAAGATGAAAATGGTAATAATCATAAAATGAGTGGTATCCTGCCTTTTAGATCAAAAAAAAGTAAACTTTCAGTAGGTTATAGATATATTGAGGGTTTAAAAGATACTCCGATCATTAAACAAAATCAATTAATTAGAGGACATGAATTTCATTATTGGGAAATTGAAAATTATTTATCTGAACATGATTTAAGAAAAGCTGAACATCAGAAGAAAATTTCTTCCCCATGGAAAATTAAATCTTGGAAAACTGAATACAAAAATGAAGGCTTTTTTGATGATAAATTACATGCAAGTTGGATTCATTTACATTTGCCAAGTTCTCCAGAAGTTGCAAAAAACTTTTTAGATGCCACCCAAATTAGTTTTTCAAAAGATTCTTAA
- a CDS encoding divergent PAP2 family protein yields the protein MSEFISFFNNSVLFWSLLACLLAQFFKIIFNFFSTGTLRFGIMFETGGMPSSHSALITGAASGIGYELGFDSSLFALSVAVALIVMYDASGVRKSAGIQAAEINKISKKLDPQSELFLKETLGHTKVEVIVGSFLGPLITLPGMFFLGSPLKIFDLIMN from the coding sequence ATGTCTGAGTTTATTTCCTTTTTTAATAATTCTGTTCTTTTCTGGAGTTTATTAGCTTGTTTATTAGCTCAATTTTTTAAGATCATATTTAATTTCTTTTCTACAGGAACGTTAAGATTCGGAATTATGTTTGAAACAGGTGGTATGCCTTCAAGTCATTCCGCCTTAATAACTGGTGCTGCATCTGGTATAGGTTATGAGTTGGGATTTGATAGCTCATTATTCGCATTATCGGTTGCTGTAGCACTAATAGTTATGTATGACGCTAGTGGCGTTCGAAAATCAGCTGGAATACAAGCTGCAGAAATCAATAAAATATCAAAAAAACTAGACCCTCAATCTGAATTATTTTTAAAAGAAACCCTTGGGCATACAAAAGTTGAAGTCATAGTGGGGAGTTTTTTAGGACCATTAATTACTTTGCCTGGAATGTTTTTTTTAGGTTCCCCTCTCAAAATATTTGATTTGATAATGAATTAA
- a CDS encoding polyprenyl synthetase family protein — protein MNEVIKNIPDFEKYLQDTKKVVEEALDFSLGPENPEILRESMRYSLLAGGKRIRPILCLASCSLAGGEPSLAVPTAVAIEMIHTMSLIHDDLPAMDNDDLRRGRPTNHKVYGDAIAILAGDALLTRAFEMVSLRSPGVDPTRLLNVVGELSLVAGAPGLVGGQVVDLECEGKEVDLETLEYIHLHKTGALLKACVRTGAMIAGANEKLLQALTIYAEGIGLAFQIIDDILDLTSSSETLGKTAGKDLLADKTTYPKLLGMEESKKRAIDLVEKAKKAIEPWGPDAKYLISLADFITNRDR, from the coding sequence ATGAATGAAGTTATAAAAAATATTCCTGATTTCGAAAAATATCTCCAAGACACAAAAAAGGTCGTAGAAGAAGCACTTGATTTCTCCCTAGGCCCTGAGAATCCAGAAATACTAAGAGAATCAATGAGATATTCACTTTTAGCTGGAGGGAAAAGAATACGTCCAATTTTATGTTTAGCATCTTGTTCACTAGCTGGAGGAGAACCATCGCTAGCTGTTCCTACTGCAGTAGCGATAGAGATGATTCATACCATGTCCTTGATTCATGATGATTTACCAGCGATGGACAATGATGACTTGAGAAGAGGACGGCCAACAAATCATAAAGTTTATGGAGATGCGATAGCTATTCTTGCTGGCGATGCATTATTAACCAGGGCTTTTGAAATGGTTTCTTTAAGAAGCCCTGGAGTCGATCCCACTAGATTATTAAATGTAGTTGGTGAACTATCCTTAGTTGCTGGTGCACCCGGCCTCGTAGGGGGGCAAGTTGTTGATTTAGAGTGTGAAGGCAAAGAAGTTGACCTTGAAACACTCGAATATATACATCTTCATAAAACTGGAGCTTTATTAAAAGCCTGCGTAAGAACAGGTGCGATGATAGCAGGAGCTAATGAAAAATTATTACAAGCTCTAACAATATATGCAGAGGGGATAGGGTTAGCATTTCAAATCATAGATGATATCCTCGATTTGACTTCAAGCAGTGAAACACTTGGGAAAACCGCAGGTAAAGATCTTTTAGCTGACAAAACTACATATCCAAAATTACTTGGAATGGAAGAGTCAAAGAAAAGAGCTATTGATTTAGTAGAAAAAGCAAAAAAGGCAATTGAACCTTGGGGTCCAGATGCAAAGTATTTAATATCCCTAGCTGACTTTATTACGAATAGAGATAGATAA